Proteins found in one Polyodon spathula isolate WHYD16114869_AA chromosome 10, ASM1765450v1, whole genome shotgun sequence genomic segment:
- the LOC121322260 gene encoding growth factor receptor-bound protein 14-like isoform X3: MNFYARRVTLPAITPLFLQKRVIKVYNEDDTSRALEVPSDITARDVCQLLILRNHCIDDHSWTLFEHLARIGIERTIEDHESVIGVQSSWGVETDDRLYFRKNYAKYEFFKKPLDFFPEHMVSISSETNGILNHSQLVQTFLSTSSCPEIHGFLHAKEQGKKTWKKIYFVLRRSGLYLSNKGTSKEPRHLQFVAEFSDSDVYTLLAGRKKYRAPTDYGFCIKHNKSGGARGLRLLCADEERSRTCWVTAIRLLKYGMQLYQNFIQPHRKQKVSPVRSISENSLVAMDFSGHQSRVIENPTEALSVAVEEGLSWRRKSCLRLNPQGGPSTQGSTSNLVLHRTHPWFHHKISRDEAHKLIAQQGLIDGVFLLRDSQSNPKTFVLSLCHAQKIKHFQIVPLEEDGELFFTLDDGHTRFIDLIQLVEFYQLNKGVLPCQLKHHCARIARIAL; this comes from the exons ATGAACTTCTATGCAAGAAGAGTGACATTGCCTGCTATTACTCCACTTTTCCTTCAAAAGCGG gTAATCAAAGTGTACAATGAAGATGACACAAGTCGAGCACTAGAAGTACCCAGTGATATTACAGCACGGGATGTCTGCCAGCTGTTAATACTAAGGAACCATTGCATCGATGACCATAGCTGGACACTTTTTGAGCATCTGGCCCGCATAGGCATTG AAAGAACCATAGAAGACCACGAGTCTGTTATTGGAGTGCAGTCAAGCTGGGGAGTGGAAACAGACGACCGTTTATATTTTAGGAAAAATTATGCCAAATATGAATTCTTTAAAAAGCCACTG GATTTTTTTCCAGAGCATATGGTGTCTATATCAAGCGAAACCAATGGAATTCTGAACCATTCACAACTGGTACAG ACATTTCTAAGTACCAGCTCTTGTCCTGAAATCCATGGCTTTCTGCATGCTAAAGAGCAGGGAAAGAAGACTTGGAAAAAGATCTACTTTGTCTTGAGAAGATCTGGGCTTTATTTGTCTAATAAGGGAACTTCAAAG GAACCAAGGCATCTTCAATTTGTTGCTGAAttcagtgacagtgatgtttatACATTACTGGCAGGCAGGAAGAAGTACAGGGCGCCAACAGACTACGGATTCTGTATTAAG CATAACAAATCGGGAGGAGCCAGGGGCCTGAGACTGCTCTGTGCGGACGAGGAGCGGAGTAGGACCTGCTGGGTGACGGCCATTCGGCTTCTCAAG tatggGATGCAGCTGTACCAAAATTTCATTCAACCTCATCGGAAGCAGAAAGTATCACCAGTG agaagCATTTCAGAAAACTCACTAGTGGCAATGGACTTCTCAGGGCACCAGAGCAGGGTGATAGAAAACCCTACAGAAGCTCTTTCTGTTGCTGTTGAGGAAGGACTTTCCTGGCGG AGGAAAAGCTGTCTACGACTCAATCCACAAGGAGGTCCCTCTACTCAGGGTTCTACTTCAAATTTAG TTCTTCACAGAACTCACCCCTGGTTTCATCATAAAATTTCCAGAGATGAAGCTCACAAATTAATTGCACAGCAAGGTCTTATTGATGG GGTGTTTCTTTTAAGGGACAGCCAAAGTAATCCTAAAACATTTGTTCTGTCATTGTGCCATGCCCAGAAAATAAAGCACTTTCAGATTGTACCT CTGGAGGAAGATGGAGAGCTGTTCTTCACCCTGGATGACGGTCACACAAGATTTATTGATCTAATCCAGCTTGTGGAGTTTTACCAGCTGAATAAGGGAGTGTTGCCCTGCCAGCTAAAACATCACTGTGCTCGAATTGCTCGAATTGCTCTTTAA
- the LOC121322260 gene encoding growth factor receptor-bound protein 14-like isoform X2 yields the protein MHVSTMLYTQTCIKCRDNQNTHDCLAPFSLVIKVYNEDDTSRALEVPSDITARDVCQLLILRNHCIDDHSWTLFEHLARIGIERTIEDHESVIGVQSSWGVETDDRLYFRKNYAKYEFFKKPLDFFPEHMVSISSETNGILNHSQLVQTFLSTSSCPEIHGFLHAKEQGKKTWKKIYFVLRRSGLYLSNKGTSKEPRHLQFVAEFSDSDVYTLLAGRKKYRAPTDYGFCIKHNKSGGARGLRLLCADEERSRTCWVTAIRLLKYGMQLYQNFIQPHRKQKVSPVRSISENSLVAMDFSGHQSRVIENPTEALSVAVEEGLSWRRKSCLRLNPQGGPSTQGSTSNLVLHRTHPWFHHKISRDEAHKLIAQQGLIDGVFLLRDSQSNPKTFVLSLCHAQKIKHFQIVPLEEDGELFFTLDDGHTRFIDLIQLVEFYQLNKGVLPCQLKHHCARIARIAL from the exons ATGCATGTTTCTACAATGCTGTACACTCAGACCTGCATCAAATGCAGAGATAACCAAAATACACACGACTGCTTAGCTCCATTTTCACTG gTAATCAAAGTGTACAATGAAGATGACACAAGTCGAGCACTAGAAGTACCCAGTGATATTACAGCACGGGATGTCTGCCAGCTGTTAATACTAAGGAACCATTGCATCGATGACCATAGCTGGACACTTTTTGAGCATCTGGCCCGCATAGGCATTG AAAGAACCATAGAAGACCACGAGTCTGTTATTGGAGTGCAGTCAAGCTGGGGAGTGGAAACAGACGACCGTTTATATTTTAGGAAAAATTATGCCAAATATGAATTCTTTAAAAAGCCACTG GATTTTTTTCCAGAGCATATGGTGTCTATATCAAGCGAAACCAATGGAATTCTGAACCATTCACAACTGGTACAG ACATTTCTAAGTACCAGCTCTTGTCCTGAAATCCATGGCTTTCTGCATGCTAAAGAGCAGGGAAAGAAGACTTGGAAAAAGATCTACTTTGTCTTGAGAAGATCTGGGCTTTATTTGTCTAATAAGGGAACTTCAAAG GAACCAAGGCATCTTCAATTTGTTGCTGAAttcagtgacagtgatgtttatACATTACTGGCAGGCAGGAAGAAGTACAGGGCGCCAACAGACTACGGATTCTGTATTAAG CATAACAAATCGGGAGGAGCCAGGGGCCTGAGACTGCTCTGTGCGGACGAGGAGCGGAGTAGGACCTGCTGGGTGACGGCCATTCGGCTTCTCAAG tatggGATGCAGCTGTACCAAAATTTCATTCAACCTCATCGGAAGCAGAAAGTATCACCAGTG agaagCATTTCAGAAAACTCACTAGTGGCAATGGACTTCTCAGGGCACCAGAGCAGGGTGATAGAAAACCCTACAGAAGCTCTTTCTGTTGCTGTTGAGGAAGGACTTTCCTGGCGG AGGAAAAGCTGTCTACGACTCAATCCACAAGGAGGTCCCTCTACTCAGGGTTCTACTTCAAATTTAG TTCTTCACAGAACTCACCCCTGGTTTCATCATAAAATTTCCAGAGATGAAGCTCACAAATTAATTGCACAGCAAGGTCTTATTGATGG GGTGTTTCTTTTAAGGGACAGCCAAAGTAATCCTAAAACATTTGTTCTGTCATTGTGCCATGCCCAGAAAATAAAGCACTTTCAGATTGTACCT CTGGAGGAAGATGGAGAGCTGTTCTTCACCCTGGATGACGGTCACACAAGATTTATTGATCTAATCCAGCTTGTGGAGTTTTACCAGCTGAATAAGGGAGTGTTGCCCTGCCAGCTAAAACATCACTGTGCTCGAATTGCTCGAATTGCTCTTTAA
- the LOC121322260 gene encoding growth factor receptor-bound protein 14-like isoform X1 encodes MLEASIPNPFPELSTSTVSSIVSECLLPWTKKSTTQVIKVYNEDDTSRALEVPSDITARDVCQLLILRNHCIDDHSWTLFEHLARIGIERTIEDHESVIGVQSSWGVETDDRLYFRKNYAKYEFFKKPLDFFPEHMVSISSETNGILNHSQLVQTFLSTSSCPEIHGFLHAKEQGKKTWKKIYFVLRRSGLYLSNKGTSKEPRHLQFVAEFSDSDVYTLLAGRKKYRAPTDYGFCIKHNKSGGARGLRLLCADEERSRTCWVTAIRLLKYGMQLYQNFIQPHRKQKVSPVRSISENSLVAMDFSGHQSRVIENPTEALSVAVEEGLSWRRKSCLRLNPQGGPSTQGSTSNLVLHRTHPWFHHKISRDEAHKLIAQQGLIDGVFLLRDSQSNPKTFVLSLCHAQKIKHFQIVPLEEDGELFFTLDDGHTRFIDLIQLVEFYQLNKGVLPCQLKHHCARIARIAL; translated from the exons gTAATCAAAGTGTACAATGAAGATGACACAAGTCGAGCACTAGAAGTACCCAGTGATATTACAGCACGGGATGTCTGCCAGCTGTTAATACTAAGGAACCATTGCATCGATGACCATAGCTGGACACTTTTTGAGCATCTGGCCCGCATAGGCATTG AAAGAACCATAGAAGACCACGAGTCTGTTATTGGAGTGCAGTCAAGCTGGGGAGTGGAAACAGACGACCGTTTATATTTTAGGAAAAATTATGCCAAATATGAATTCTTTAAAAAGCCACTG GATTTTTTTCCAGAGCATATGGTGTCTATATCAAGCGAAACCAATGGAATTCTGAACCATTCACAACTGGTACAG ACATTTCTAAGTACCAGCTCTTGTCCTGAAATCCATGGCTTTCTGCATGCTAAAGAGCAGGGAAAGAAGACTTGGAAAAAGATCTACTTTGTCTTGAGAAGATCTGGGCTTTATTTGTCTAATAAGGGAACTTCAAAG GAACCAAGGCATCTTCAATTTGTTGCTGAAttcagtgacagtgatgtttatACATTACTGGCAGGCAGGAAGAAGTACAGGGCGCCAACAGACTACGGATTCTGTATTAAG CATAACAAATCGGGAGGAGCCAGGGGCCTGAGACTGCTCTGTGCGGACGAGGAGCGGAGTAGGACCTGCTGGGTGACGGCCATTCGGCTTCTCAAG tatggGATGCAGCTGTACCAAAATTTCATTCAACCTCATCGGAAGCAGAAAGTATCACCAGTG agaagCATTTCAGAAAACTCACTAGTGGCAATGGACTTCTCAGGGCACCAGAGCAGGGTGATAGAAAACCCTACAGAAGCTCTTTCTGTTGCTGTTGAGGAAGGACTTTCCTGGCGG AGGAAAAGCTGTCTACGACTCAATCCACAAGGAGGTCCCTCTACTCAGGGTTCTACTTCAAATTTAG TTCTTCACAGAACTCACCCCTGGTTTCATCATAAAATTTCCAGAGATGAAGCTCACAAATTAATTGCACAGCAAGGTCTTATTGATGG GGTGTTTCTTTTAAGGGACAGCCAAAGTAATCCTAAAACATTTGTTCTGTCATTGTGCCATGCCCAGAAAATAAAGCACTTTCAGATTGTACCT CTGGAGGAAGATGGAGAGCTGTTCTTCACCCTGGATGACGGTCACACAAGATTTATTGATCTAATCCAGCTTGTGGAGTTTTACCAGCTGAATAAGGGAGTGTTGCCCTGCCAGCTAAAACATCACTGTGCTCGAATTGCTCGAATTGCTCTTTAA